One genomic window of Amyelois transitella isolate CPQ chromosome 8, ilAmyTran1.1, whole genome shotgun sequence includes the following:
- the LOC106134092 gene encoding uncharacterized protein LOC106134092: MPDFSRSAPCRHAPRLCYRLISLVALERSKMSFSDFLNKIPVVGQVKGVCQYAVGDIEGGSKALSESTKSMCGVVGAVAGCAAAGPAGGVAGYVAGSAAAEAIVKITDPNTRR, encoded by the exons ATGCCAGACTTCAGCAGATCAGCTCCGTGCAGACACGCGCCCAGATTGTGTTACCGATTGATATCATTAGTCGCTTTGGAGAG GTCTAAGATGAGCTTTTCcgactttttaaataaaatcccCGTGGTGGGCCAAGTGAAAGGAGTGTGCCAGTACGCCGTAGGAGACATTGAAGGAGGATCCAAAGCTCTTTCGGAGTCCACCAAGTCGATGTGCGGCGTGGTCGGAGCGGTGGCGGGCTgcgccgcggccggcccggCCGGCGGCGTGGCGGGGTACGTGGCCGGAAGCGCTGCGGCCGAAGCTATCGTAAAGATTACTGACCCAAATACAAGGCGATAA
- the LOC132902039 gene encoding tropomyosin-1, isoforms 33/34-like: MSGRNSARCSRGRSVTPRGAKEGSKSAYSSLGGSLYATDCSDSEGELLPEVTMVAGPTSLKRRAENAEVDMLPEKGAKTSMSKRGRAPAKATSAGLSQAKAKLSLMASEFADFEDEADKAAGYLRDTPQVNIDEASIVDGQLEVVRKAARTVLEEAKKSGNLKGTTWAKMKSACAEILEAADKIADRGEESEVIRKMAADNKRMREELALLRQETKALRTAFSERKAPNTEPLASTADIMAQVDRSMRSFGESLTRDLFLSLGGMMNDRIKELEKRAIVAPQEVLRPPLAADRRNKEAGKAQDAKKAEAPIQPGNVGAAAGSTLMPPARPGPAPKAPKATAAKAQQPPSQDASGAPPQEEPTPSSSWTEVVKKGKNKGKGKKSSPPEVDSAAPRPTAPAPVKRQYALPKSTAVVVTLKSGATVDYKTVMGRVTTIKLATVGVEHVAVRSTATGARIIEIPGNDSSVVADNLADKIRELVGDVAEVTRPYKTAQIKISGFDESVTPETLRNEVSLAGKCPPDHVKVGQIRMTPDFTGAVIVTCPVAVANALVADGRILIGWSSAKITGLEPLPMRCFRCMGLGHTRALCPSPVDRSELCHRCGKTGHLTQQCVEKEPWCAVCHHAKLPAKHTMGGKACNPPRTKGRLEPTGLKSVGNTMEH; this comes from the coding sequence ATGTCGGGCCGAAATTCGGCCAGATGCAGCCGAGGGCGGTCGGTAACCCCCCGAGGCGCCAAGGAGGGCTCTAAGTCGGCGTACAGCAGCCTGGGAGGGTCACTGTATGCCACGGACTGCTCCGACTCGGAGGGGGAACTACTTCCTGAGGTGACGATGGTGGCGGGCCCTACTTCTCTGAAGAGAAGGGCCGAAAATGCTGAGGTGGACATGCTCCCCGAAAAGGGTGCTAAAACTAGCATGTCAAAAAGAGGGCGTGCGCCTGCAAAGGCGACCAGTGCGGGACTAAGCCAGGCAAAGGCTAAACTGTCACTGATGGCGTCGGAATTTGCCGACTTCGAGGACGAGGCTGACAAAGCGGCGGGTTACTTGAGGGATACTCCCCAAGTTAACATCGATGAGGCCTCAATAGTGGACGGTCAGCTGGAGGTGGTGCGCAAGGCGGCTCGGACCGTATTAGAGGAGGCCAAGAAGTCCGGCAACCTAAAGGGGACGACCTGGGCCAAAATGAAGTCCGCCTGCGCCGAAATCCTCGAAGCGGCGGACAAAATCGCGGACCGAGGCGAGGAGTCCGAGGTCATCCGCAAAATGGCGGCGGACAACAAGAGGATGCGGGAGGAACTAGCTCTGCTTAGGCAAGAAACCAAAGCCCTCCGAACCGCATTCTCCGAGAGGAAGGCCCCCAATACGGAGCCATTGGCCTCGACGGCCGACATTATGGCCCAGGTTGACCGCTCCATGCGGTCGTTCGGAGAGTCCCTCACCAGGGACCTTTTCCTCTCTCTGGGGGGAATGATGAACGACCGCATAAAGGAGCTAGAGAAGAGGGCCATTGTTGCCCCTCAGGAGGTGCTGCGTCCACCGCTTGCGGCTGACCGTCGCAACAAGGAGGCAGGGAAGGCACAAGATGCCAAAAAAGCCGAGGCACCGATACAGCCCGGAAATGTGGGGGCAGCTGCAGGCTCCACCCTGATGCCCCCGGCAAGACCTGGCCCGGCGCCCAAAGCGCCAAAAGCCACAGCGGCAAAGGCCCAGCAACCTCCCTCACAGGATGCTTCTGGCGCCCCACCCCAGGAGGAACCCACCCCCTCCTCCTCTTGGACGGAGGTGGTTAAAAAGGGGAAAAATAAGGGGAAGGGAAAAAAATCCTCCCCTCCTGAGGTGGATAGTGCGGCTCCTCGCCCCACGGCCCCCGCACCGGTCAAGCGGCAGTATGCCCTTCCCAAATCAACGGCTGTGGTGGTAACTCTCAAGTCGGGTGCCACAGTCGACTACAAAACTGTGATGGGAAGGGTCACCACGATAAAACTGGCGACAGTGGGTGTGGAACACGTGGCGGTGAGGAGTACGGCGACGGGCGCCAGAATTATCGAGATTCCCGGAAACGACAGCAGCGTTGTCGCTGACAACCTTGCTGACAAAATCCGGGAACTGGTGGGGGATGTGGCTGAGGTCACGAGGCCGTACAAAACGGCCCAAATCAAAATCTCCGGGTTTGACGAATCAGTCACCCCGGAGACCTTGCGGAATGAGGTGTCCCTGGCCGGCAAATGTCCACCGGATCACGTAAAGGTGGGGCAGATCCGCATGACACCGGACTTCACCGGGGCTGTCATCGTGACCTGCCCTGTAGCTGTGGCCAACGCCCTCGTGGCAGACGGCCGTATATTAATTGGTTGGTCGTCTGCCAAAATCACTGGCCTGGAACCCCTGCCCATGCGCTGTTTCAGGTGCATGGGTTTGGGCCATACGAGGGCGTTGTGCCCATCACCGGTGGACAGGTCGGAACTCTGCCATAGATGCGGGAAAACGGGGCACCTCACACAGCAATGTGTGGAGAAGGAGCCCTGGTGCGCGGTGTGCCATCATGCCAAACTCCCGGCGAAGCACACAATGGGAGGGAAGGCGTGTAACCCCCCGCGCACCAAGGGACGACTGGAGCCCACTGGGCTGAAAAGCGTAGGCAACACAATGGAGCACTAA